In one window of Actinomycetota bacterium DNA:
- a CDS encoding Asp23/Gls24 family envelope stress response protein has product MSAPIAGELQISNDVLADLAGYAALEVYGVVGMTTPSLKNGVAQILSKDKLRRGIQVASEGGIATVDLYVVVEHGTNITEVSHNLKARVRYVLESIAGVEVADVPVHVQGIKVRT; this is encoded by the coding sequence GTGTCAGCACCGATCGCAGGCGAACTCCAGATATCGAACGACGTGCTGGCGGACCTCGCGGGGTACGCCGCGCTCGAGGTCTACGGCGTCGTGGGGATGACGACCCCGTCGCTCAAGAACGGTGTCGCGCAGATACTGTCAAAAGACAAGCTGCGCCGGGGGATCCAGGTCGCGAGCGAGGGCGGTATCGCGACGGTGGACCTCTACGTGGTCGTCGAGCACGGGACGAACATCACCGAGGTCTCCCACAACCTCAAGGCGCGCGTGCGCTACGTCCTCGAGTCGATCGCCGGCGTCGAGGTCGCCGACGTGCCGGTGCACGTCCAGGGCATCAAGGTGCGCACGTGA